In the Pseudothauera hydrothermalis genome, one interval contains:
- the hemL gene encoding glutamate-1-semialdehyde 2,1-aminomutase, translating into MNSRNEALFLRAQRTIPGGVNSPVRAFRSVGGTPRFVARAEGARVWDADGKAYVDYVGSWGPAIAGHAHPAIVEAVREAALKGLSFGAPTESEVDMAELLCELLPSMEMVRLVSSGTEATMSAIRLARGFTGRDAIVKFEGCYHGHADSLLVKAGSGLLTFGNPSSGGVPADFAKHTIVLDYNDLDGVEQVFKARGGEIAAVIVEPVAGNMNLVKPAPGFLEGLRRLCTEHGAVLIFDEVMTGFRVGPQGVQGLYGITPDLTTLGKVIGGGMPVGAFGGRRDIMEQIAPLGPVYQAGTLSGSPVAVAAGLASLRLTREPGFYERLSARTRALTDGLSSAAREAGVTFSADALGGMFGVYFSAAVPTSFADVMASDRERFNRFFHAMLEAGHYFAPSAFEAGFVSAAHSEADIADTVAAARKVFAELVA; encoded by the coding sequence ATGAATAGCCGAAACGAAGCCCTTTTCCTGCGTGCCCAGCGAACCATCCCCGGCGGTGTCAACTCGCCGGTGCGCGCCTTCCGTTCGGTGGGCGGCACGCCGCGCTTTGTGGCGCGCGCGGAAGGGGCGCGGGTGTGGGATGCGGACGGCAAAGCCTATGTGGACTACGTCGGTTCCTGGGGGCCGGCGATCGCCGGCCATGCGCACCCGGCCATCGTCGAAGCGGTGCGCGAGGCGGCGCTCAAGGGTTTGTCTTTCGGTGCGCCCACCGAATCCGAGGTCGACATGGCCGAATTGCTGTGCGAGCTACTGCCGTCGATGGAAATGGTGCGCCTGGTCAGCTCCGGCACCGAGGCGACGATGAGCGCCATTCGTCTGGCGCGCGGTTTCACGGGGCGCGATGCGATCGTCAAGTTCGAAGGTTGCTACCACGGCCACGCCGACAGCCTGCTGGTCAAAGCCGGCTCCGGCCTGCTGACCTTTGGCAATCCGTCCTCGGGCGGGGTGCCGGCGGACTTCGCCAAGCACACCATCGTGCTCGACTACAACGACCTGGATGGCGTCGAGCAGGTCTTCAAGGCGCGTGGCGGCGAAATTGCCGCGGTGATCGTCGAACCGGTGGCTGGCAATATGAACCTGGTCAAACCCGCTCCCGGTTTCCTCGAAGGTTTGCGCCGGCTATGTACCGAGCACGGCGCGGTGCTGATCTTCGACGAGGTGATGACCGGCTTCCGCGTTGGCCCACAGGGCGTGCAGGGCTTGTACGGCATTACCCCGGACCTGACCACGCTGGGCAAGGTGATCGGCGGCGGCATGCCGGTGGGCGCCTTCGGCGGGCGGCGCGACATCATGGAGCAGATCGCCCCGCTGGGCCCGGTGTACCAGGCCGGTACGCTTTCCGGCAGTCCGGTGGCGGTGGCCGCTGGACTGGCTTCGCTGCGCCTGACGCGCGAACCCGGTTTCTATGAGCGTCTGAGCGCGCGCACCCGCGCCTTGACCGACGGGTTGTCGTCTGCTGCACGCGAGGCGGGCGTTACCTTCAGCGCGGATGCGCTGGGCGGCATGTTCGGGGTGTATTTCAGTGCCGCAGTACCTACTTCCTTTGCCGATGTGATGGCCTCCGACCGCGAACGCTTCAACCGCTTTTTCCATGCCATGTTGGAGGCTGGCCATTATTTTGCGCCCTCGGCTTTCGAGGCCGGATTCGTGTCCGCGGCGCACTCGGAAGCCGATATTGCCGATACCGTGGCGGCGGCGCGCAAGGTGTTTGCGGAACTCGTGGCATGA
- a CDS encoding UbiH/UbiF family hydroxylase — protein sequence MSAKGFDLAIVGGGLAGASLAVALRASRLSIALVESQPPQRSIGWDARVYAISPANADFLRELGVWQHLDAARMCPVHDMAVFGDAGGRLNFSAYDSGLGELAWILEAGLMQIELWETVKRQHNVTLLCPATPQSLAVDEGGITLGLDGGRSLRARLIVGADGAKSWVRQQAGIGARITPYRETGVVANFRCRKPHRNTAFQWFRQDGILAWLPLPDNHISMVWSASDTLAQDLLALDAAALSERVAAAGGGVLGELELVTAAQGFPLRLMRVERTVAARVALIGDAAHAIHPLSGHGINLGFQDARALAGVLGALPEWRDPGELGVLRRYARERAEEPLIMQYTTHALNRLFNHRNPVVSTMRNLGLNFTNALPVVRNALIRYAAQGHF from the coding sequence ATGAGCGCCAAGGGGTTCGATCTGGCGATCGTCGGCGGCGGACTGGCTGGCGCCAGTCTGGCGGTGGCGCTGCGCGCCAGTCGGCTGTCGATTGCGTTGGTGGAGTCGCAGCCGCCGCAGCGCTCCATCGGCTGGGATGCGCGGGTGTATGCGATCAGCCCGGCCAACGCCGATTTTCTGCGCGAATTGGGCGTGTGGCAGCATCTGGATGCTGCGCGGATGTGCCCGGTACATGACATGGCGGTATTCGGAGATGCCGGGGGACGACTGAATTTTTCCGCTTATGACAGCGGTCTCGGCGAACTGGCTTGGATTCTCGAAGCCGGGCTGATGCAGATTGAGCTGTGGGAGACGGTCAAGCGCCAGCACAACGTCACCTTGCTGTGTCCCGCAACGCCGCAGTCCCTGGCGGTGGACGAAGGCGGCATCACGCTCGGCCTGGACGGCGGGCGCAGTCTCCGCGCCCGCCTGATCGTCGGGGCCGACGGTGCCAAATCCTGGGTGCGTCAGCAGGCTGGCATCGGGGCTCGCATCACCCCTTACCGGGAGACTGGTGTGGTGGCCAACTTCCGTTGCCGCAAGCCGCACCGCAACACCGCTTTCCAGTGGTTCCGTCAGGACGGTATCCTGGCCTGGTTGCCCTTGCCCGACAATCACATCTCCATGGTGTGGTCCGCGTCCGATACACTGGCGCAGGACTTGCTCGCGCTCGATGCCGCAGCGCTATCCGAGCGGGTGGCCGCCGCTGGCGGTGGGGTGTTGGGCGAGTTGGAGCTGGTTACCGCGGCCCAAGGTTTTCCGCTGCGCTTGATGCGTGTCGAGCGCACCGTGGCGGCGCGGGTGGCGCTCATCGGGGATGCGGCGCACGCCATCCATCCTTTGTCCGGTCATGGCATCAATCTGGGTTTCCAGGACGCCCGCGCGCTGGCCGGCGTGCTTGGTGCCTTGCCAGAGTGGCGCGATCCGGGCGAACTCGGCGTGCTGCGGCGCTATGCGCGCGAACGGGCCGAAGAGCCGTTGATCATGCAATACACCACCCATGCGCTCAATCGCCTGTTCAACCACCGCAACCCCGTTGTCTCGACGATGCGCAACCTCGGGCTGAACTTCACCAATGCGCTACCCGTCGTACGTAACGCTCTGATTCGCTACGCGGCCCAGGGACATTTCTGA
- a CDS encoding DsbC family protein produces MLSNTLRPIALTLALAAVGGVQASEEAVKKGVEAFIGAQAVESVNRTPYGELYEVVLKSGELIYTDAKTSFIVDGRIIDTKTRADVTRERLNQLSAIDFGSLPLDQAIKQVHGDGKRVLVTFEDPNCGYCKRLGKELVKMDNLTVYTFLYPILSPDSTEKSRNIWCAKDRAQTWRDWIVDGKTPPAAKCDSSVIDRNVALGQQLRINGTPTMFLADGSRIGGYLPAAELEKALSAVAK; encoded by the coding sequence ATGCTGTCCAACACCTTGCGCCCCATTGCTCTCACGCTCGCCTTGGCTGCTGTGGGGGGAGTCCAAGCATCCGAGGAGGCGGTTAAAAAAGGGGTCGAAGCCTTCATCGGCGCCCAGGCGGTCGAGTCGGTAAACCGCACGCCCTACGGTGAGCTTTATGAGGTGGTGCTCAAAAGCGGCGAGCTGATCTACACCGACGCCAAGACCAGCTTCATCGTCGATGGCCGTATCATCGATACCAAAACCCGGGCCGATGTGACCCGTGAGCGCCTCAATCAGCTCTCCGCAATCGATTTTGGCAGCCTGCCGCTGGATCAGGCGATCAAACAGGTGCACGGCGATGGCAAGCGGGTGCTGGTGACCTTCGAGGACCCGAACTGCGGCTACTGCAAGCGCCTGGGCAAGGAACTTGTGAAGATGGATAACCTGACCGTCTACACCTTTCTGTACCCCATCCTCAGCCCAGACTCCACCGAGAAGTCGCGCAACATCTGGTGCGCCAAGGACCGCGCACAAACCTGGCGTGATTGGATCGTCGACGGCAAGACGCCGCCGGCGGCCAAGTGCGACAGTAGCGTCATCGACCGCAACGTGGCCTTGGGGCAGCAGCTACGCATCAACGGTACCCCCACCATGTTCCTGGCCGACGGTAGCCGGATCGGGGGCTATCTGCCGGCCGCCGAGTTGGAAAAGGCGCTGTCTGCGGTGGCCAAATAA
- a CDS encoding murein transglycosylase A, which yields MIPSCARRPGRLAGALILAVLLGGCASPAPSPEPLACPAPTPCPACPVCPKPDAPSATPATPAAQALQAADWSALEGWEEDDHAAAWPALRASCTVLGTRPGWQAVCAAAHHLGETVSPAVARQFFEDRFTPWAVVRLDGGRDGLITGYYEPLIKGSRERSARYRWPMHGVPPDMLTIDLGEQYPELKNMRLRGRLEGNRVVPYYSRGELAQRGPGAVAPVLLWAEDPIDLFFLQVQGSGRVELPNGQQIRVGYADHNGHPYQSIGRWLIDQGELSPAEASMDGIKAWARRNPQRLSELLNANPSYVFFRELPPTGSGPLGALGVPLTAQRSIAVDPRSIPLGAPVFLSTTYPLSERPLRRLVLAQDTGGAIKGAVRADFFWGFGPEAGALAGRMRQSGRMWVLWPRGLQPPKP from the coding sequence ATGATCCCCTCTTGCGCACGACGGCCCGGCCGCTTGGCTGGCGCATTGATTCTTGCCGTGCTGCTAGGCGGCTGCGCCAGTCCGGCACCAAGCCCGGAACCGCTCGCCTGCCCGGCACCTACGCCCTGTCCCGCCTGTCCGGTGTGCCCGAAACCCGACGCCCCATCGGCAACGCCCGCCACCCCCGCCGCACAGGCGCTGCAAGCGGCCGACTGGTCGGCGCTGGAGGGCTGGGAGGAGGACGACCACGCGGCGGCCTGGCCGGCGCTGCGCGCATCGTGCACGGTGCTGGGCACGCGCCCTGGCTGGCAGGCGGTCTGCGCCGCCGCCCACCACCTGGGCGAGACAGTGTCGCCGGCGGTTGCGCGGCAGTTCTTCGAGGACCGTTTTACGCCGTGGGCGGTCGTGCGCCTGGATGGCGGGCGCGATGGCCTGATCACCGGCTACTATGAGCCGCTGATCAAAGGCAGCCGCGAACGCAGCGCGCGCTATCGCTGGCCGATGCATGGCGTGCCCCCCGATATGCTGACCATCGACCTGGGCGAGCAATACCCTGAACTCAAAAACATGCGTTTGCGCGGACGCCTGGAAGGCAACCGCGTGGTGCCCTACTATTCGCGCGGCGAGCTGGCGCAGCGCGGCCCCGGCGCGGTCGCGCCGGTATTGCTGTGGGCCGAAGACCCAATCGATCTGTTCTTTCTGCAGGTGCAAGGTTCCGGCCGGGTGGAACTGCCCAACGGTCAACAGATCCGCGTAGGCTACGCGGATCACAACGGCCACCCCTATCAGTCCATCGGTCGCTGGTTGATCGACCAGGGCGAACTGTCGCCTGCCGAAGCCTCGATGGACGGCATCAAGGCTTGGGCGCGGCGCAACCCGCAGCGCCTGTCGGAACTACTCAACGCCAACCCGAGTTATGTGTTTTTCCGCGAACTGCCGCCAACCGGTAGCGGTCCGCTGGGCGCATTGGGCGTGCCGCTTACTGCGCAGCGCAGCATCGCGGTAGACCCGCGCAGCATCCCGCTGGGCGCACCGGTGTTTTTGTCCACCACCTATCCGCTGTCCGAGCGTCCGCTGCGTCGGCTGGTGCTTGCGCAAGACACCGGCGGCGCGATCAAAGGCGCGGTGCGGGCCGACTTCTTTTGGGGCTTCGGCCCGGAAGCCGGCGCACTGGCCGGGCGCATGCGCCAGAGCGGCCGCATGTGGGTGCTCTGGCCACGCGGCCTGCAGCCGCCAAAACCCTGA